From a region of the Notolabrus celidotus isolate fNotCel1 chromosome 14, fNotCel1.pri, whole genome shotgun sequence genome:
- the golim4a gene encoding Golgi integral membrane protein 4a produces the protein MGNGVCSRRQRRIFQCLLLLTVVCGMMYGGMISYEMHRQLKRTEAMALKYQQHQESLSAQLQVVYEHRSRLEKSLQKERLEHKKAKEDYLVYKVEAQQSINKEKQDSNSRFNSLQVQHQMLKNQHDDLKKQYYELQDQHQVQGEDHNRLLDEHRVHLEKLQQTKEVEVSQLKDSVYNLREENKQLRKAHHDIHTQLQDAQIRHQDLKTSHDLLALTLEDHKSALAAAQVQVDQYKELKESINRVPNPREPERHPSPLQPQAAAIAPQPHVHEGQQANILDQAHKDEPAHQEDHQDTESRLQHQEEEAHAQSQHALSEKEEDGEGEAERKRELAEEEMAQAGQPQKLEEDPDQPQDEQQEEAEEPEPEQPDENALDQQRHQPQPVPPHPEHEAHAQVARVKSAYEQQQEQQRLEAQRAQERRQIQLQQEALQAQRERVLKERAQRLKAEQEREHQQNKELDRREQLMREEHLRKRTEYENMDNDIVQGEEGRHTDDEEERDVHMLREEEEEGQDADHRVPPHQQGAAEGELDPEDDPNNQGEDEFEEAEDERPQNRVTVEEEEVGEEEEEPAAPAQHIDTHKRPEQPAVEEELVMAGNPDQQEDTLDDQYQEEVEDEAQEDIAGGPKREDEVEEEGEDPYNEDNLEQDEVKNQEGPRKEGPHGKGPENNEEENYEEEEEEAEDDTAGHDKGTNRRAEM, from the exons TGGTGTACGAGCATCGCTCCAGGTTAGAGAAGTCTCTTCAAAAGGAGAGGCTGGAGCACAAAAAGGCCAAAGAAG ATTATTTGGTTTATAAAGTAGAAGCACAACAGTCAATCAACAAGGAGAAG CAAGACTCCAACAGCAGGTTCAACTCTCTCCAAGTGCAGCATCAGATGCTAAAG AATCAGCATGACGACCTGAAGAAGCAGTATTACGAGCTTCAGGACCAGCACCAAGTCCAGGGCGAGGACCACAACCGACTGCTGGATGAACACAGAGTGCACTTAGAGAAACTGCAGCAAACCAAAGAGGTGGAGGTCTCCCAGCTGAAAG ATAGTGTATATAACTTaagagaggaaaataaacagcTGAGGAAAGCCCACCACGACATCCACACACAACTACAGGATGCACAG ATTCGGCATCAGGATCTGAAGACATCCCACGACCTGCTCGCACTGACACTGGAAGACCACAAGAGTGCGCTGGCTGCAGCACAG GTGCAGGTGGATCAGTACAAGGAACTGAAAGAATCTATCAACAGGGTGCCTAATCCAAGAGAGCCTGAAAGACACCCCTCACCTTTGCAGCCACAAGCAGCTGCCATAGCACCCCAGCCCCATGTCCATGAAGGCCAGCAGGCCAACATACTGGATCAGGCACACAAAGATGAGCCAGCCCACCAGGAAGACCATCAGGACACTGAGTCCAGG ttACAGCATCAAGAAGAAGAGGCACATGCTCAGTCCCAGCATGCATTgtcagaaaaagaggaggatggagagggagaagcagagaggaagagggagctggcagaggaggagatggctCAAGCTGGACAGCCTCAAAAGCTGGAGGAAGACCCCGATCAGCCTCAGGACGAGCAACAGGAGGAAGCGGAGGAGCCTGAGCCGGAACAGCCAGATGAGAATGCCCTGGATCAACAAAGACACCAGCCACAACCG GTTCCCCCTCATCCTGAACACGAGGCCCACGCGCAGGTCGCACGTGTAAAATCAGCAtacgagcagcagcaggagcagcagcgtCTGGAGGCTCAGAGGGCCCAGGAGCGCAGGCAGatccagctgcagcaggaggccCTGCAGGCCCAGAGAGAAAGGGTGCTCAAGGAGAGGGCACAGAGGCTTAAGGCGGAACAGGAGAGGGAGCATCAGCAAAACAAGGAGCTCGACAGAAGGGAGCAGCTGATGAGAGAGGAACACCTAAG GAAGAGGACAGAGTATGAGAATATGGACAACGACATTGTTCAGGGAGAGGAGGGCCGGCACACTGATGATGAAGAAG AGAGAGATGTTCACATGTTacgcgaggaggaggaggagggacaagACGCAGATCACAGAGTGCCTCCACATCAGCAG GGTGCTGCAGAGGGTGAGCTGGACCCTGAGGATGACCCCAACAACCAAGGGGAAGATGAGTTTGAAGAGGCAGAGGATGAGCGACCGCAGAACAGGGTCACagtagaggaagaggaggtgggagaggaggaggaggagcctgcAGCTCCAGCACagcacatagacacacacaagaGGCCTGAACAACCTGCCGTGGAGGAAGAACTAGTG ATGGCCGGAAACCCAGATCAACAAGAAGACACACTGGATGACCAGTATCAGGAGGAAGTAGAGGACGAG GCCCAGGAGGACATAGCTGGTGGGCCGAAGAGAGAGGACGAGGTGGAGGAAGAAGGTGAAGATCCATACAACGAGGATAACTTAGAACAG GATGAAGTTAAAAACCAAGAAGGACCAAGAAAGGAAGGGCCTCATGGTAAAGGACCAGAGAATAACGAGGAAGAGAActatgaagaggaagaggaggaagcagaagaTGACACAGCTGGTCATGACAAGGGAACCAATCGGAGGGCAGAGATGTGA